Genomic segment of Arachis hypogaea cultivar Tifrunner chromosome 11, arahy.Tifrunner.gnm2.J5K5, whole genome shotgun sequence:
atcacttacttgtaatgcaagaaagtgcataaaacctaatgaaacaagtgaaaaatgcttgaaaatctagaataagatgacttgtcatcacctatTTAAGGCGGCTTTGGTTGTAATGAATATTTTGGCACTTTATTTTGATTAAGCCGTTTATGATTTATTGTTTGCTTGCTCGGGCCGTCGTGGCTTTTACTTTCtttgttgtttttgtttatttgGGCCGTCGTGGCCTTTTGATGTTTTGGTTTACCTTTTTATGGTATTTACCGTTTTTGGCACTTGCtgctttttaaattgatttttgggTCCCTTTGGTTCCCGGGGTGATCAATCCCGGGTTTCTGTCAGGTCGACCAATCGTCGTTTGTCGTTTTGTCACATTGGCGTATATCTTGCAAAAGACAAAGTTATTATATACGCATATATAGAACTCAAGACAAAGAAGTGATGTAATACATAATTAAGTGAAAGATATGGGAGTGAAAAAGAATGCAAAGAAAATTAAAGTGGAGGGAGCGAGGTCGTCAGATCGTGTGGTTGTTTTTTCTTATGAGTAGAACCTCTTTAGGTTTGCCATGTTCCATGTTCTCGGCACCTCGCTTCCATCCAACCTCTCCAACTTGTAGGCTCCTTTTTTGAGGACTTCTCTTACCCTGTAAGGGCCTTCCCAGCTTGCAGCCAATTTGCCTTCTCCTGGGGTTGGTAGCCCTATGTCGTTGCGTCGTAAGACCAAGTCGCCTTCTCCAAGACTCGTTTTCAGCACTTTGCCATTGTACTTTAGGGCTATTCTTTGCTTAATTGCTGTCTCTGTTAGATGTGCCATTTGTCTTGTTTCATCAATCAGATCCTTTTCGACTGCCTCGCTTCCCCCTTCGAGGAGAAACCTTGGGCTCGGTTCCCCGACTTCGACTAGGATGACTGCGTCGACCCTATATGTGAGTCGGAAGGGGGTTTTGCCGGTAGATGATTGGGAGGAGGTTCTGTAGGACCATAAGACTGAGGCTAGCTCGTCTGCCCATGAGCGCTTCTTCTCTTCAAGTCGTTTCTTTAGCCCTTTTaagatgactttgttggctgcctctaCCTGGCCGTTGGTTTGGGGGTGCTCGACTGAGGAGAAGTTTTGCTTGATTCCCAGTCCTGCTAGGAATTCTTTGAACTTCTTGTCAGTAAACTGTGTCCCATTATCCGATATGACGGTTTCTGGGATTCCGAACCTGGTGACCACTTGCCTCCACATGAATTTTTGGCAATTCGCTGAAGATATGCTAGCTAGTGGTTTCGCTTCCACctatttggtgtagtagtctatgGCTACTATCAAGTATTTCACTTGTCCAGGCCCAGGCGGGAACAGTCCTAAGAGGTCAATTCCCCATTGGGCGAAAGGTCGGGGGGCCATCATCAAGCTGAGTTCTTCAGGTGGAgctttgtggaagttggcatttTCCAggcattttttgcattttttaacGAACTCCTGGGCGTCCGACATCATTGTGGGCCAGTAATATCCTGATCGGATGATCTTTCTTGCCAAGGATCTTCCTCCGATATGGTGACCACAATACCCCTCATGGACTTTGCTTAggacgtagtccgtttggtcgaGGCGTAGGTATTTGAGTAAGGGTTGGTGGAGCCCTCGTTTGTACAGCTGTCTTTGTATAATCGCATACTTGGAGGCTTCCCTTTTGGTGGTTTGCACTTCTTTCTCATTCTCGGGAGTTTCGCCATGCTCCAAGTATCGGAGGATAGGGTCTATCCAAGAGGGGGGTTCGGCATTTGGGTTGCGCACAAGATGATTGCGGGTTCAGTTGCTAGCCCTTAGATTAAGGATTTGTTTCCCGTCCCGGGCTTCGTGCTTGCTAGCTTGGAGAGGAGGTCAGCTCAGACGTTTCTCTCTCTAGGGACATGCTAAATTATGACTTCCTCAAAGCTTTTGCATAGCTCCTTTACCTTTTCCAGGTATTTTTGTAGTAGTGCATCTCTGGCCTGGTAGCTGCCGTTTATCTGAGAGGTGACGATCTGGGAGTCGCTACTAACTTCTACTCTTAATTCTCCGACCTCATTGGCTAATATTAAACCTCCTATCAGGGCTTCGTACTCTGCCTGGTTGTTAGAGACTGGGAAATCAAACTTGATCGATTCTTCATAAGCTACTCCTACCGAGTTCTCGAGAATGATCCCAGCTCCTCCAAACGTTTGGTTGGATGCTCTGTCTAGATGGAGTTTCCACCGTGTGTTCGGCATGTCGGGAGCCTCTCCTATGACTTCTACTAGGAAATCTGCCATCGCTTGGGCTTTAATTGCCTACCTGGGTTTGTATTGCAAGTTGTATTGGGATAGCTCTATTGCCCACGACATCATTCTTCTTGTGAGGTCGGGTTTCTGGAGGACATGCCGAATGGCCTGGTCGGTTCTGAGGATGATCACGTGCCCTTGGAAGTACTGTTTTAGTCTTCTGGATGAGGTTAGTAGGGCGTAAGCCAACTTTTCCAACTTGGTGTATTTCAACTCCACCCCTTGGAGtattttgctgatgaagtatattggGTGTTGAGTCTTGTCTTCTTCTCAGACAAGGACTGCCACCATGGCTTGTGTGGTCACTGCTAGGTATAAGTACAGGGGTTCCCCTTCTCTAGGTTAGTTGAGTACGGGGGTTCTGAGAATATTTTTTTGAAGTGGCTGAATGCTTCTTTGCATGCCGGAATCCACTCGAAGGCAATTCCCTTCTTCATTAGGTTGAAGAATGGGATGGCCCTTTTCGCCGAGGCACCGAGGAACCGGGATAGAGCTGTGAGCTTCCCAGTGAGTCACTACACGTCTTTGACGCATCCAGGGCTTGTCATTTTGAGGACGACTTCGCACTTGTCTGGGTTGGCCTCTACCCCTCTTTGTGTTATCATGAATCCTAAGAATTTCCCCGCTTCCATGGTGGATGCGCATTTGAGTGGGTTGAGCCTCATTTTGAATTTCCTCAGTTCCTTGAAGACATCTTGGAGGTCGTCTATTAGCCTGTTCGGCTCTGCTGTTTTTACCAagatgtcgtcgacgtacacttcTACGGTCTTGCCGATGAGGTTATGGAAGACCTTGCTCATTAGCCTTCGATAGGTGgctcctgcgttcttcagcccaaatggcattactttgtaacaataGGTGCCTCCTGGTGTTATGAATGCCGTTTTGTCCTCGTCAGGTCGGtgcattgggatctggttgtagcTGGAGTATGTGTCCATAAAGCTGAGAAAATGATACTCTGCTGCCGAGTCTACTAAGGTATCGATGTTGGGGAGGGAGAAAGAgtcttttgggcatgctttgttcAGGTCAAAATAGTCAACGCACATTCTCTACCTCTCGCTGGCCTTTTTGACTAGGACGACGTTGGACAGCCATGTCGAATACTCAAGTTCTTTGATGAATCCTGCTTCCAATAACCCGGCTGTTTGTTTGGCGACTTCGTCAGCCCTTTCTTGAGACATCTTTCTTCACCGCTGGGCTACTGGTTTGGCGTTAGGTTTTACAGCTAGTCGGTGGGACATGACCTCGGGATCCAATCCAGGCATGTCTGATGGTGTCCACGCGAAGAGGTCACCGTTCGCCCTTACGACCTCCATGAGGGGGCCCTTGAGTTCGTGGGGCAGGTTCCTGTTTTCAAAGGTAAACTGGTCTGCCGACTTTCCTATCTGAAACTTTTCCATGTCCCCCTCTGGTTGTGGTCTCGGCTTGTCCTCCATCATGACGTCCAGGTTTGCCAAGAACATGCCAGCTGCCTTCTTAGATTCTTTCCTTAAGGAGAGACTGGCGTTGTCGCAGGCGACCGCCGCTTCTAGGTCTCCCCTTATGGAGCCAACTGTTCCCTTGTCCGTTATGAACTTCATTCTCAAGAATTTAGTGCATATTACAGCTGAGAGTTCGTTGATGGTctttctccccaggatgatgttgtaggctgtggagtctCCGAGGACTACGAAGTCTGCCATAACCGACTTCCTGGCGTCACCAGTTCCTAGGTAAACTGGGAGGGAGATCGTCCCGTCGGGTTTATGTAGTTATCGCCTAGTCCCATGACTCCGTGCTGGTGGTTCTTGAGGTCAGACTCTTTGAGCCCCATGGCGTCGAATACGTTTCTGAATAGGATGTTAGAGTCGGCCCCGGTATTGATGAGGATTCGTCTGACTAACCCTGTCCCGACCATCGCTGTGACCACCTTGGGGGGGGGTTCTCGGGGAGGTCGTGAAACCATTTATCTTCTGGGCCAAAGGATATCGTGGGAGGTCCTCTGCTGACAATGGGACCTTCTGTCGAGATGGATAGGATCCGGGTATCCTTTTTTGTTGCCGACTTTGATTTAAGAGGGCTGTCGTGCCCGACCACGATGTTGACCACAAAGGTTGAGGGGTTGTTGGCGTCCCCTATGGGTTCTTGCCTTGGCTTCACAGTCTGGCTACGATCTTCCTCGGAGCATTCACATTCCCGTCTCCTCGGCTCTCTGATGAGCTGGGAGAATTCGCTCAGCTTTCCATCTCTGATGGCCTGCTCTAAGGCATCTTTGAGATCGAAGCAGTCTTGGGTTTTGTGACCGAATCCCTTGTGATAATCGTAGTAAAGGCTTTTGTTGCCTCCCGTTCTTTCTTTCAATGGTCTAGGTCTGGATAGGATTTCCTTGTCTGCAATTTGTTGGTAAACCTCCACTATGGGCGTCGTGAGTGGTGTGTAGTTTGTGAACCTTCCTACCCATGGGGGTTGCTTGGATTGCTTGGCTATGGTGTCGTCCCTGGGAGCTTCCTTGTATCTGTCGACCTGGGGGGCCTGCCGAGCTGAGGGGTTTGAGAGCTGCCGTTTGTTGGCTGCTACAACCTGACTCACCTCCTCATCATTGATGTATTCCTTGGCCACGCTTTGAATCTCCTGCATGGACCAGAGAGGCTTAGTAGTGAGGTACTTCCTAAAGTCCTCGTTTAGCAGGCCGTTCGTTAGGCAGAGACTAGCGACTGAGTCCGTAAGGCCGTCGATATCCAAAAATTTGTCGTTGAATCTGTCCAGGAACTTTCTGGTTGGCTCCTCGGGTTTTTGGATAACCCCTAGTAAGTTAATTGGGTGCTTTGCTTTGGCTATGCATGTCATGAACCGAGCCAAGAAGCTCTGGGAGATGTCCGAAAAGGCCGTGATGGATCCTTGTAGGAGCGCGTTGAACCATCGGATCGCTGGGCCGACCAGCGTCACGGGGAATGGTCGGCATCTGACCGTGTCGCCTACTCCTTCCAATTTCATTCTTGCTTCAAAAGCTGTGAGGTGCTCCTGGGGATTACTCATGTCTGTTGGCTTGTCGAAGTTCTTCGGAAGCCAGACCTTGAGGATCGAGGGGTGGAAAGGAGTGGCTCCAATGATGATGGGTTCTTGTTGTTTCTTGGATTTCCCACTTTGGGACTCCCCGTGGCTCTCGAACCTGCCTTGGGTAGGTTGAGAGGTCACCTGTTTATGCACCTCATCGCGCTTTGTTGGGCTCCTTTCTCTATTCTCGTATCTTCGGGAGGGGAGCGGGTGCGGGTGCGGGATCGGCTGGCGTCATCGTGGGATCGGCTGACATCGCCTTGAGATCGACTCGTCGCTGCCAGCTCCCTTTCAAGGTTTTTGTACTCTGTGTCTGAGCTCTTGCGTGATCTTGGCGCTGTCAGCTCCCATTCCTCCGAAAAGACCTCTTTCAGCAGTCTTGGTGTAGATTGGTTGGTTTGGTTGAACGGAGGATCGTAGCTGTTGGCCATTTCGAGCTGTCGAACTCGCCCTGCTTAGGCAGGCCTGCCTCCTTCGCGGAGTTCTTCCGACGTGAGAAGTCACTCCATGTCTGTTCCAGGGTCCCCACAGACAGCGCCAATGCTCGTTACCTATTGATCTCGGGTACTTAACGGGTCAGATGATGGTGAAAAGGTGAAAGGGCGAGAACTTGGAGTGACTTGGTGCGGGTTTCCGGACGTGAGCTGAAGATTGGCAACACCGGAAGTAGAGCGGACGAGGGGTGtagccacctgcaaggacactccgacgatCAAGTCAGTGTCCGTACGGGATGATAGCCAAATTAGGTAAGATGATGTGTACCTCTGGGAGAGAGCTGACTTttccccttatatactgtgtTGGGCGGGCCTAATAATGGCCTAGCCTGCTAGCCAAGAAGCTTCTGTGAGCTGTCCTGGTCTACGTGGGAGGAGCAGGTCGCTCCGGACTTCGTGTCGGGGTTTTGGGTGTTGTCCCGAAGATACCGACCCAACCGGTTCGTTGGGCGTGGGGACTTGAGCCACAGTGGCAAGTTGCCCATTACTCCGGGTTGGGCGTAGGGGCCGACCCGTCGAGTTTCCTTATCCTGGTGGTTTGTGCATAGGTTGGAGGTGGTGTCCCCGACCCGCCAGGTAATTAGGCTGGACCTGTGTGGGTCTGTAACAGGTTGTttgttaaattcatgttttgattagaatagttgttgttAGATTGTATTTCGCTTGAAGtgtaagttttgtttgttttgtatttgaaaatttttcaaaaaccaaaatatttgtttttaaatttgaattttgggtgATTTgaatgtttataggttaggagagtgttaaattttgttttaggcttctttaaaaaaaaagggtcAACCCACACTTAAGTGTGGGCGACGCTTATGCGTCGTTTGCCATATGGGGGCTCCTGATACAAaaaatagagagttgtgcctacTTTGTGCTAACTTTGTGCCAGCGGCACAACTGCAATCCACGCATAAGCATGGGCGACGCTTATGCGTCGATTGTCCCTGCtacaatccacgcgtaagcataGGCGACGCTTTTGCGTCGCTTGTCCCTCCGGCAATCCATGCTTAAGCGTGGGTGACGCTTATGCGTCGCCTTGTGccctgtttttctcctttctcctttattcttctttcttcttttgataaaccactattttatggattatcttgtgctcaatcgagtggtttttatcaagtctttgcacacttattcatacaatttgcatgattttacaattccttcccaattttgttctatggttgagaacttgcttcctaagcctttaaattgggtattttaattccccttgaTACCATTCGaggctgtgatc
This window contains:
- the LOC112721615 gene encoding uncharacterized protein, with product MSNPQEHLTAFEARMKLEGVGDTVRCRPFPVTLVGPAIRWFNALLQGSITAFSDISQSFLARFMTCIAKAKHPINLLGVIQKPEEPTRKFLDRFNDKFLDIDGLTDSVASLCLTNGLLNEDFRKYLTTKPLWSMQEIQSVAKEYINDEEVSQVVAANKRQLSNPSARQAPQVDRYKEAPRDDTIAKQSKQPPWVGRFTNYTPLTTPIVEVYQQIADKEILSRPRPLKERTGGNKSLYYDYHKGFGHKTQDCFDLKDALEQAIRDGKLSEFSQLIREPRRRECECSEEDRSQTVKPRQEPIGDANNPSTFVVNIVVGHDSPLKSKSATKKDTRILSISTEGPIVSRGPPTISFGPEDKWFHDLPENPPPRWSQRWSGQG